A window of Daucus carota subsp. sativus chromosome 2, DH1 v3.0, whole genome shotgun sequence genomic DNA:
AATTTGGTGATCACCAATCTTTTATCGAAAAGATAAAATACCAAAAGTATGAtatgaatgaaaatatatatgatctatttttttataataaactcAAAAGATAAAATAGCTCCATTGTTATGATCAGATACTTTAAAATAGTCCCGCAAAATTTGAGGGTCCAAAACACTAATTAGGTCATAGGGCCATTTTATGATCCGCCTTATTAAGACCCATcaaattgaaatttattcacAACACTAATGAGGTCATGGGGCCATTTTATGATCCACCTTATTGAGGCCCAACAAATTGACATTTATTCACAATTACACACGTAACTCTTCTAGAAAATAgaaatctttttaataaatcttaatCCTTTATTCCCCTTTTGGAGATATTACTTTTAACTTAATTCAAATATTCTTCCTAAATATTTTGCATTAGAAAAAGAAAGTTTTTAAGATAAAACTTAATCCGTTATTACCTTTTTCAATATTTACTAGTAAAATCAGTTCAAAGATTTTTCATACATGTTTTgaatttcaatatattaaatcatGTAGAATGTTCGTACTTCCAACCAAATTTACTCGTAAATAAGTCAAGGGGTATATTTATGCTTTctatgaattttattatattaaatttagacACTAAAAACTATTAACTTTTGAGACATtagatcataattttatattattattggcttGAATGAAAAGATTGATGATTTTAATTCGGACTTTTAATTATACTTGTTTATAAGCGGACTACaataacatattaatatataaattaagagatgtatattcgattgagattttaaggGATTGTTTTTTATCTAAGGATTTtaaatggattgtatgtgattttgattttgtgcaaattctgataaaatgtcgtaaagttgatatggattctttaggatttaagaacattaatgcttcaaaatcccatggattttgatgggattccaaaaaacttaaaatacattgaGAAATGtctacaaaatccatcattttatgaaatccaaaaaaaatctattagcatttgaatatcgtcagattttattggattttaaacaatcccaattgaatatcagatttaaagcataatttagaatcctaattgaataccacgagattttgtagtattatttaaaatctcaattgaatacctttagatattaatggattttaaaaaatctctcgaatttcatgaatgcaaaaaaatccttcAAAATCCGAATTCAATACACCCCTGTAAAAGTATCAATATTTGCATGTATTTCAACACGAGTTAATgagataaaaactaaaacatacctTCTTGTATCAAATATACCAACAACCAATGCTTGACTAATATTATTTACacaatataacttaaaaatatatgacagtagaatatataattttatatatgtagacTTGTTTTTATATGTGTTACTATTTCCTTTGTTCcaactatatttttaatttttaattcttaatttctcaatttcttacatttcaaattttgaaaaaaaaaattgtaaacattataatacaaatttacCTGTTCCTTTCATTTCATCCACTTTTCAATAccacaataattaataatttagtggcgcggaaaaaatattatttttactattttataaagaattaatatatggTACTATTATCTCATATACTTTAATAGTATGAAAAAATGCATGTAATTAGCCACTAAGATTTcagtattattaaatatttattttttgtaaaaattttatttaaaattctggaaatttgaaatgagataaatattaattttataaatttaaaaacatataaaagacATAAATGTAATCACATATGcaaaatttaagaatatatgTTTGCAAAAGGTCACAACAAAGATCAATACAATACAtatcttataataattaataaaagtaaagATATTACACCTAAATTTAAGATTCTatagtatattttattctttctaCACGCCTTTATATTGGAGCATGTAAATCATTGTTATCATTTGGTTTTGACACCTCCATTTTCAGATTGCAAGCTTGATttttgctctctctctctctcccttccATTTTGTAAGTTATATCATTTTGGATATTTGAATACTTCTTAAGGGTGAAGTGAAACATACACTACTACAAGAGCGGCTATTTCCCACGTATATACGTGAGTTTTTCTATGTATCATATATGTTGtaagaaattttaatatttctctTCATTTATGTGGatacaatttaaaaatttatgtattatatgttaTATGAAATAATGGTACTTCTCTttattttgtgaataaaacttaaaaatatatgcGCTTTGATGTAGAGATGAAGCTATTTTGCTCAACATAAATTCACTCCTTCAGTAGCTTTCTTGTTATATTTCATCTTActaatttgtgatttttcttttgtttatttgtcttgctATAAACTGATATAGTTCTTGcggtaaatataaatatataatagtatttGCATAATCAAATGTACATCTGTATTTGGGACGTGGATGCTtaactatatatacaattatcacTGCACTATCAGAGGGGGCTGAGATCCCGGGCCAATAAGGGcccaaatttataaacaatatgctgtgttgttttttttacaagatATTCAAAAGGAGTTTACAATTAGTATATTTCttgttattatttgtattttaagttcattttaattatacaaattagtttaattttatataaagtaaaaattaattgatttgaaaTTTCATACACACCCCAATAATTTTACCTGGATAACTGAGGTACCAGCTTAATGTTATGGCATGCACAGATTAAAATGGAGCACAACTCGGAAAGAGGACCGCAGGGTGATGGTGTGCTTGGTGGTGTTGTTAGTGCTGGTGATGCAGGTGTTGTGGCTGCTAATGGTGGGGGTGCTGCTGTTGATAGTGTATTGAGACCAAATAATCATGGTGAGGATGTGGAGGAAATGAAGAAAAAGATGGAGTCGTTGGAAGAAAAACTGAAGGAGACGGAAGAAAAACTGAAGGAGAAGGGTGAAGATTTTGAAAGCCTTCAAGATTCATATCAAGCTCTACTTGTAAAGGAGAGGAACAACAATGACCAGTTAGAAGATGCTCGAAAAAAGCTAATAAATGTGAGTTGTTTGGTTGTCTTACATTTTAATATGGACTTCACTGTCAATGAATCTGAGTTTTCTTTACATGTCTTGCTCGAGTAATAATTTCATTGTCCACACATAGGAAAATGAACTGAAATATTTAATCTCTTTTGTTATGAATATCTATTTGCGTAAATTATTAGCCATTCAAGGCCGTAAAAGTTCATCCTGCATACTTTAGCCAAGTCATTCATGATAACCTGACTCTCCCTATACTATAAACCATGCACACTCGATAGCAATTATCTTTTGTtgataacaattatatataagcAAATGTCTGCAATTTCTAGTTCGGGAAAATAGGAACtgaaaaatatgtattgttTTGATAGTGTCCACCAAAGGTGATCATTTTATTGTTTCAATAGGTTTTGAAGGATAGGCGGACTAACATGAGGGCCTATACTGGTGTCAAGCTGATGGGAGACCTTAACCTCAAACCCATATTTGCTGCTGCAAAGAAAAAGTATCCTCCTGCCGAAGTTGAATTGAAAGCAATGGAATTTTCATCCCTGCTAGAGGAGAAACTTCGGGATCCAAACTGGTACCCCTTTAAGGTCATAACATTTGGTGAAGATAGCAAGGTAAGCATTCTGTAGATAAATTTACTTGTCAACTCGAAAGTCATAGCTTCTCCCTTTTACGCAGACCATATCTTTTTACAGTCACTCATGCATCACTGTGATTAATGACTTGTATTCTCCCTGACATTGTAGTAGTTTGTAACCGGACAGTTTCTAGACCACTCTATATATTCTTGTTTCCTTGCTcacgatctctctctctctctctctctctctctctctctctctctctatttccTTATTGTATGTTTTGATTTCATGTGACATGTTAGAGAGTTATCAATGACGAAGATGAAAGCCTGGTGATCATAAAGAGTGAGTGGGGTGATGAAGTGTATAACTCGGTGGTGAAGGCACTAACAGAATTAAACGAGTACAATTCAAGTGGAAGATATCCCGTTCCCGAGTTGTGGAATTTCAAAGAAGGAAAGAAGGCAACCTTAGGTGAGGGTGTCGATTTCATGGAAAGGTTGTGCAAGACAAACAAGAGGAAGAGAAATTAAAGTATTCTTGTACTAATGATTTGCACCCCTTCTTTACTTTACCCGTTTGATTGTCGATGTGTTAGGACCATTTTTCTATGTTGTATacttatttcatatatctttttATACATCTTTATAAGCATGAGCATGTAGAATGTTCAACTTCCAACCAAATTAAGGAATTTATtcttaaataaatcaaaagcggatatatatgtgtgtgtgtatatatatatatatatgcggaGAGGACAGCAGGAACCATTTTTCACATTactatatatcattaattatttgCCTACACAATATAACATTTTATTCTAATAGAATATTATGATGCATAAATTTCATATACTTAAAACTTGTAGGAATTGAAAAAGATCCATTTTTagttcatattttataattttgaatgaattttaaaagaataaaattccTCGATTTCATCATGGCTGGCCAACAAAATTGAAAAGAGGCCCAACCACTTAATGTTTTGTGATAAGTACCTGGCAGCCGGCctcattagtatgatattattgGCTCTATCTGTGGCAGAGGATGCACCGATTTATTTTTGGCTCCGCGTATGAAAAGAACTCATCCTAATTAATGGACTTGTTTGGCTACTTATTTTGAAAACAAATCTGCTTTATCTTTaagatgtgggacttgggttgacacCCACTCAACACTACTCTCACtttgtgatttttcttttgtttatttgtgtTGCTAAACTGATATAATTCTTGcagtaaatattaatatatgatagtATTTGCATAAATGTATATGTGTATTTGGGAAGTGGATGCTTTAATATACAATTATCGCTGCACAATCAGAGGGGGGCTGAGACTGCACAACGCGGCCAATAAGGgcccaaatttataaataatacattgtACGTGTTGTTGTTTTACAAGATATTCAAAAAGAGTTTGCaaatagtatattttttgttacaatttgtattttaagttcattttatttatacaaattattttaactttatataaagtaaaaattaattgatttgaaattttaCACACCCCAATAATTTTACCTGGATAACTGATGAGGTACCACCTCAATGTTATGGCATGCACAGATTAAAATGGAGCACAACTTGGAAAGAGGACCGCAGGGTGATGGTGTGCTTGGTGGTGTTGTTGGTGCTGGTGATGCAGGTGTTGCGTGGCTGCTAATGCTGGGGGTGCTCCTGGTTATATTGGTGTAATGAGACCAAATAATAATGGTGAGGATGTGGAGGAATTTATTCCTAAATAAATCCAATGtggatatatatgtgtgtatatctatatatatgcgGAGACGACAGCAGGAACCATTTTTCCCGTTactatatatcattaattatttgcctacacaatataacatttttttataatatagaatattatgatACATAAATTTCATATACTTAAAACTTGTAGGAATTGAAAAAGATCAATTTTTAgtgcatattttataattttgaatgaatAAAATTCCTCGATTTTATTCATGGCCGGCCAACAAAATTGAAAAGAGGCCGAACCACTTAATGTTTTGTGATAAGTACCTTAGCCGGGCGGCctcattagtatgatattattgGCTCTAGCCGTGACGGAGGTCCATGCACGTATTTGTTTTTGGCTCCGCGTATCAAAAGAACTCATGCTAATGGACTTGTTTGGCTACTTATTTTGAAGATAAATCtgctttatctttttttttttaacgtaggaacccgcaaccgctacccttcgggtgcgcactgggtaaacccacgagctcacgtgaTAGCCTGCTTTATCTTTaagatgtgggacttgggttgacacCTACTCAACACAACCCTCACtttgtgatttttcttttgtttatttgtgtTGCTAAACTGATATAATTCTTGcagtaaatattaatatatgatagtATTTTCATAAATGTATATGTGTATTTCGGAAGTGGatgcttaaatatatatacaattatagcTGCACAATAGATGGGGGCGGAGACCGCGCCCGCCAATAAGGGCccaaatttacaaataatagGATGGACgtgttgttttttttatcaaatattcaaAAAGAGTTTTCAAATAGTATATTTGTTGTtacaatttgtattttaagtttattttatttatacaattgttttaagtttatatataaagtaaaaattaattgatttgaaaTTTGTACACACCCCAATAATTTTACCTGGATAACTGAGGTACCAGGCCAATAAAGGCCcaaatctataaattatattttggatgtgttgttttttttacaagatATTCAAAAAGAGTTTGCAATTAGTATATTTCttgttaaaatttgtattttaagttcattttatttatacaaattattttaactttatataaagtaaaaattaattgatttaaaattacatacatgccccaataattttgttggtaataaTTTCAAACATGTTAGTCGTAGAGATTTTATAGGAGCTGATTAAATAAGTTTAGTGGGTGGTAGAGTTAGTTTTTTTTCGTAGAAGTTATTTGTTTGCATCGTGCTTGAGTAGGAGTTATTGTTTCCTGTTTTCTAGCTAGCAGTTTTCAGCAGTAGGTTTTACTATTAATCTTTGTATTCAGTACTGGTATGAAGCAGTTGTCTTTTGACACAAAATACTTGCCTTGTTTGTTCAGTTTTATCTCATAGTGGTTAACATAACTATAcgattatataactatatttggtatcagagcctagGCAGGTGATCGAGTGTATGTCAAAGACTGGGATGGATAAACTCAAAGGTTCAGTTGGCCTTAGTTACCCGACTCTAACAAAGGGGAACTATACGGCGTGGTCCTTGAAAATGAGAGTATTTATGCAGGCACATGGAGTGTGGGATGCTGTTGAGAGTAGTGATCCCAAGGTCGTTGTTGAAGGAAAGACAGACAAGATCGCATTGGCTATGATCTATCAGGGCATTCCTGAGGAGTTCTTGTTGTCAATTGCTGAGAAGAAAACGGCAAAAGACGCCTGGGAGGCGATCAAAACCATGAGTCAAGGTGCGGACAAAGTGAAGAAGGCGAAAGTTCAGACATTGAAGGCTGAATTCGAGGCATTAAGCATGAAGGATACAGATCAACTTGATGATTTCTACATGAAAATCAATGGCATAGTGTCAAACATACGGGCACTTGGAGAAGCAGTGGCAGAATCATATGTGGTGAAGAACCTATTACGTGCTGTTCCACCAAAGTTTCTTCAAATCGCTTCTACTCTTGAACAATTTGGAAACTTGGATACCATGTCAATTGAGGAAGCAATCGGAGCACTGAAAGCTCATGAAGAAAGAGTAAAAGGTACGGTTACTACTAATGACATGCAGCTAATGTTGACAGAGGAAGAATGGCGAAAGAGAGACAATGAGGGCGAAAAACTGTTTCTTACACGTGAAGAATGGTTGAAAAAGTCGAGTCGAGGGGTTTCGAGTGGAGCTTCAGGACAGAAGGGATGTGGGAATCGTGACAAAAGTCAggtgaggtgtttcaactgtggCATACTGGGGCACTATGCGGCGGAGTGCAGAAAACCGCGTCGAGCAAGAGAATTGAAACAGGAGGTGAATATTGCAACAATTGAGGACGATGAGCCAGCCTTATTGTTGGCAAAACTCGACAAAACTGAAAAAAATCTGGTTTTGTTGAACAACGAAGAGGTGAAGCCAAAGCTAGTGGCTTCTGGTCATGAGAAAGTAGGAGAATCAAATATATGGTACTCGGATAATGGCGCGAGCAACCATATGACAGGCCACAAATCAAAATTCAATGTTTTGAACGAAGAAATCAGCGGAAATGTGAGATTTGGAGATGGGTCAACAATCAAAATTGAAGGAAAGGGGACAATAAAGTTCAGATGCAAGAACGGGGAAGAAAGAACCCTTTATGATGTTTATTACATTCCAACCTTGTGTAATAACATCATTAGCCTTGGTCAGCTCTCTGAAGGAGGTAATAAGATTGTGATCAGTGGAAATTTGCTTCGAGTATATGATAATCATGAGAAATTACTAATGAAGGTGCCCAGGTCGAACAACAGACTGTACAGAATTCTCATCGAGCCATGTGACAATGTTTGTATGCTTTCAAAATCTGAAGATGTATCTTGGCTCTGGCACACACGTCTCGGGCATGTGAACTTCCAGGCAATGGAGTTGATGTCAAAAAAGAAGATGGTAAAAGGGATGCCTGATATGGCACAACCAAAGGGAATTTGTAGTGGATGCTTGATGGCTAAACAAGTAAGAAAATCCTTCCCTTCTCAGTCAAATTTCAAAGCTAGTCATGCACTAGAACTCATTCATGGAGACTTGTGTGGGCCAATCACACCCACAACTCTAGCTGGAAACCgttattttttttctgttggTTGATGACTACACTCGAATTATGTGGGtgtatatgttaaaaaataagaGTGATGCATTCgatgttttcaagaaattccgagCCCAAGTCGAGAAGACAGAAAGGAAGGATTGGAACCTTTAGGACTGACAGGGGAGGGGAATTCATGTCAAAGGAGTTCGTTTCTTATTGTGAAGATCATGGAATTACCAGACACTTTACGGCACCATACACGCCCCAACAAAACGGCGTGGTGGAAAGGAGAAATCGAACTGTGGCTGAGATGGGGAGGAGCTATTTGaagcaaatgaagatgccatctgTGATGTGGGCAGAGGCAATAAGGCATGCTGTTTATGTTCTCAATAGGTTACCCACCCGAGCTTTGTCGGGGCAAACTCCATATGAAGCATGGATGGGGTATAAACCAGATATTGGACATATCCGAGTATTTGGGTGTATTGTTTACATGAAAGTACCAGgtgataatataaaaaaacttgATGATAGAAGCTTGATGGTAGTCAATCTTGGCAAAGAACCCGGCACTAAGGCTTATCGCTTGCTCGATCCTAGAACAAACAAATTGTATGTTAGCCGTGATGTGATTTTTGAAGAAGAAAGAGCTTGGGATTGGAATGATCAGGGAGAGTCAGATGTCAGCAAGAATTATTACTTTGATGTGCCAGAAGTGTCTGTAGTTGAGAGTATTGATGCTGAAAGCCCCAGACCAGTGGTCACTGGCGCCACAGAAGAAACAGAAATCGGGACTCCCCAGTCACACCGTTCAAGTTCAAGTATTGACAGAGATGCTTATGATGATAGTATAACACCCAGAAAATTCAGATTACTTGAAAATGTTTATCGAGATACTGAAGAGCTTGAGATTGAAGACGAGCTTCTGCTTGTGGAAATTGATGAGCCGAATTCGTATGTTCATGCCGTAAAAGAAAAGGCCTGGAGAACAGCTATGCAGAATGAAATGGATTCAATTGAGAAAAACAGAACTTGGGAACTCACTGACTTGCCGCCAGGAAAGAAAGAAATTGGTTTGAAGTGGATATTCAAGTTAAAAAAGGACGCAAATGGGAACATTGTGAAGCATAAGGCCCGATTGGTTGCAAAAGGATATGTGCAAGAAAAGGGAATTGATTTCGACCAGATCTTTGCACCAGTTACACGCTTAGAAACAGTTCGCTTACTACTGGCATTGGCAGCAAAAAATTCATGGGAAGTGCATCATCTTGACGTCAAGACGGCTTTCTTAAATGGAGAAATTGGTGAAGAAGTATATGTGACTCAACCGGAGGGGTTTGTGAAAAAGGGGCAAGAAAAGCGAGTGTATAAGCTTCTCAAAGCCTTGTATGGTCTCAGACAAGCTCCTCGAGCTTGGTATTCGAAACTCAACAAGTGTCTTGAAAGTCTTGGGTTCGTGAGATGTCCCTATGAACATGCCGTTTATGTAAAACGGGAGGGAAGAGAATCAATAATAGTTGGTGTATACGTGGATGATTTATTAATCACGGGTACTGATGTGTCTCTTATTCGAAGCTTCAAGGAGCAGATGAGCAATATAGTTGAAATGACTGATATGGGGAAGTTAAGTTATTATTTGGGAATAGAAGTCAAGCAGGGTGCTGGGTTTATTGAGCTTAAACAGTCAGGCTACGCGAAGAAAGTACTTGAAAGGGCTGGAATGTCTCAATGCAATCCTTGTAAATTTCCAATGGatccaaaagaaagattaacaAAAGATGAAGGTGGATGATAAGGTCAAAATAGTCATGACTTGTGAACATTTGTGTTTAGGCGGGAATTTCAGTTGGGAAATGTTTGTATAAGATACCAAATGCGCTGTTAAAAACATTTTATGCAATTAGACAAATTCTGTTTTCTCCCCTCTTCTCTcttcctctctttctctctctagatcTCTCTTTTCTGTTGCATATCAGTTCTATACAGGTGACCATCCTGTatcaatggtatcagagccattcGGTCTGTAATCCACGATTCCACTCTCATCTGTTCTTATACTGGCGCCTACTACACGTAAGACTTACGCTTCTACAGTTTCGATGGATGAGCAATTGAAGGAGCAAGCACGATTACTCGATCGTAAACTCGAAGAGCAATCTCGTTCGTTTGCGAAGAAATTTGATGAGAATGATAAGAAAATAGAGGAGATGATGAAGCTGATGAGGGAGATGCTTGCCAATCGGGCATCGAACTCCGGAAGAGATGAAAATGCTCGAAATTCTCAGGAAAGGACTGATTCGAACCCTAATTCAGGTAATCAGCTGGTTCGACCTTTAGGCTATACTCCAAAGGTAGAATTTTCGAAGTTTAATGGTACTAATGCTAGAAATTGGGTGAAAAAGTGTGTTAAGTATTTCCTGTTGTGTAAGATTCCAGAAGAGCAGAAAGTTGATCTGGCATCATTACATATGTTAGAGAAGGCAGAAGTGTGGGTATCGAATTACTTGTCTATTAAGAAAAATGTTGATTGGACTGAATTTGTGATGGATCTCAGTGCTAGGTTTAAGGATGATTCTAGTTTGAATGTAGTAGAGCACtttaataaatttcaacaaaCTGGATCCATTGAGGACTACATCGATGAATTTGATAATAGTAGATCCTTAATGGAACAGAATCATCATGTTCTACCTGATCTGTATTTGTTAGAAAGCTTCATTGGAGGCTTAAAGCCGGCTGTTAAGCCTTTTGTCAAGGCTTTTAAACCGATCAGTGTGACTGAGGCTATCAATTATGCTAGATTACAAGAGGAATCATTACAGGCTAATGCTCAAAGATTTACCAAGGGACCTAATACCAGTACTGTGCAGAAAACTGTAGGTCCAACTGTTTATAGTACATATACTGACAACAGTCATAAGCCTCCCTTACTTCCAACTCCACAGACTAAGCCATTGCCCTCACCTGCTAGTAAATCTAGCGGCAGACCTTTCAAGTTTATACCAGCAGATGTGAGAGCAGAAAAGATAGCAAAAGGCCTCTGTTATTACTGTGATAACAAGTATGAGAAGGGACACAAATGTCAGTTTAAGGAACCTCAGCTGTTTACTGTGGAGATTCCTTGTGTGGACCTGGATTCCAGTGACAGTGATACTGAATCAGGAGAAGTGGAGAATGGTGACCCCTGTATTTCAGTTAATGCTCTCTCTGGTAGTCCTTCTTTTTCCTCAATGAGAGTCAAAGGAATGGTGATTGACAAGTCTTTACACATCTTGATTGACTCAGGCAGCACTCACAATTTCTTGGATTCACAAACAGCTAAAGATATGAATTGTGTCATAGAAGAGTTGGCTGCTCATACTATCACAGTGGCTGATGGAACTCATATCCAATGCCAAGGTGTGGTGAGAAATTTTAGTTGGAAATTAAGTGGACAGGTGTTTACAGCTGATGTTCTGCTCATTTCCTTGGGTAGTTGTGACATGGTGCTGGGAATTCAATGGTTGAGCACTCTGGGAAGTATTAAGTGGGATTTTCAAAAACTGATAATGGAATTCAAGTGGGCAGATCAGTCTGTTAAGCTCAAGGGGATTGCACCTACAAAAGTCAAGGTAGTAAAAACCTGTTCAGACAAGCTATTAAACAATGCAGCTCAGTTGTGTCTCATACAGGTTAAAGAACTAAAACAGGAACAGGTTGATAATAGTGAGGAGCATCAGGAGGAAGTTGCTTCTGACAGTGATATCTCTCTTCTAAAACAGAAGTATGCTGATATATTTAGGGAACCTGAGAAATTACCTCCTTCAAGAGGCATCTTTGATCATAAGATACCACTCCAAACAGGTGCTAATCCTATCAACATAAGGCCTTATAGATATCCTCTTAAACAGAGGGATGTCATTGAGCAAACAATTGAAGAAATGTTGGGAAGGGGTATCATACAGAATAGTGCAAGTCCCTTTGCTTCTCCAGTGGTATTAGTGGGAAAAAAAGATGGAACCTGGAGGTTATGTGTGGACTACAGGGAGCTTAATAAATAGACAGTCAAGGATAAATATCCTATTCCTGTGGTGGATGAATTAATTGATGAGCTGGCTGGGGCAAAAGTGTTTAGTAAAATTGATTTGAGGGCTGGTTACCATCAGTTGAGGATGCATGAAGATGACGTTTTTAAGACAGCTTTTAAAACTCATACTGGTCATTATGAGTTTTTAGTGATGCCTTTTGGGCTTACTAATGCACCTGCATCTTTTCAGGGGTGGATGAACAACATTTTCAAATCTCTACTTAGAAAATGTGTTCTGGTTTTctttgatgatattttgatcTATAG
This region includes:
- the LOC108192566 gene encoding factor of DNA methylation 4 — protein: MEHNSERGPQGDGVLGGVVSAGDAGVVAANGGGAAVDSVLRPNNHGEDVEEMKKKMESLEEKLKETEEKLKEKGEDFESLQDSYQALLVKERNNNDQLEDARKKLINVLKDRRTNMRAYTGVKLMGDLNLKPIFAAAKKKYPPAEVELKAMEFSSLLEEKLRDPNWYPFKVITFGEDSKRVINDEDESLVIIKSEWGDEVYNSVVKALTELNEYNSSGRYPVPELWNFKEGKKATLGEGVDFMERCCVAANAGGAPGYIGVMRPNNNGEDVEEFIPK
- the LOC108203433 gene encoding uncharacterized protein LOC108203433, giving the protein MDEQLKEQARLLDRKLEEQSRSFAKKFDENDKKIEEMMKLMREMLANRASNSGRDENARNSQERTDSNPNSGNQLVRPLGYTPKVEFSKFNGTNARNWVKKCVKYFLLCKIPEEQKVDLASLHMLEKAEVWVSNYLSIKKNVDWTEFVMDLSARFKDDSSLNVVEHFNKFQQTGSIEDYIDEFDNSRSLMEQNHHVLPDLYLLESFIGGLKPAVKPFVKAFKPISVTEAINYARLQEESLQANAQRFTKGPNTSTVQKTVGPTVYSTYTDNSHKPPLLPTPQTKPLPSPASKSSGRPFKFIPADVRAEKIAKGLCYYCDNKYEKGHKCQFKEPQLFTVEIPCVDLDSSDSDTESGEVENGDPCISVNALSGSPSFSSMRVKGMVIDKSLHILIDSGSTHNFLDSQTAKDMNCVIEELAAHTITVADGTHIQCQGVVRNFSWKLSGQVFTADVLLISLGSCDMVLGIQWLSTLGSIKWDFQKLIMEFKWADQSVKLKGIAPTKVKVVKTCSDKLLNNAAQLCLIQVKELKQEQVDNSEEHQEEVASDSDISLLKQKYADIFREPEKLPPSRGIFDHKIPLQTGANPINIRPYRYPLKQRDVIEQTIEEMLGRGIIQNSASPFASPVVLVGKKDGTWRLCVDYRELNK